A window of the Harmonia axyridis chromosome 5, icHarAxyr1.1, whole genome shotgun sequence genome harbors these coding sequences:
- the LOC123680466 gene encoding ATP synthase subunit beta, mitochondrial-like — MLNLSQKVLSFGKRSSIPTKWFKRFETSKPSPKTDTPEVPNAGSGQVVAVIGAVVDVQFGEVLPPILNALEVQDRRPRLVLEVAQHLGEKTVRTIAMDGTEGLVRGQQVTDTGYPIRIPVGKETLGRIMNVIGEPIDERGPIATETIASIHAEAPEFVEMSVKQEILVTGIKVVDLLAPYAKGGKIGLFGGAGVGKTVLIMELINNIAKAHGGYSVFAGVGERTREGNDLYMEMIESGVINLKEGTSKVALVYGQMNEPPGARARVALTGLTIAEFFRDKEGQDVLLFIDNIFRFTQAGSEVSALLGRIPSAVGYQSTLATDMGALQERITSTKKGSITSVQAVYVPADDLTDPAPATTFAHLDATTVLSRAIAELGIYPAVDPLDSTSRIMDPIVVGEEHYLVARNIQKTLQNYKSLQDIIAILGMDELSEEDKMTVARARKIQRFLSQPFQVAEIFTGHPGKLVALEDTVKGFQKILKGEMDHIPEMAFYMVGNIEDVMKKAEQLAADRSV; from the exons ATGTTGAATTTATCGCAAAAAGTTCTATCATTTGGAAAACGGTCTTCGATACCAACCAAGTGGTTTAAGAGATTCGAGACCTCTAAACCTTCACCAAAAACGGACACACCCGAGGTACCCAATGCCGGTTCAGGACAAGTTGTTGCAGTTATTGGGGCTGTGGTAGATGTACAATTTGGTGAAGtactaccacccatattaaacGCTTTGGAAGTTCAAGATAGAAGACCACGTCTGGTGCTAGAGGTAGCACAGCACTTAGGCGAGAAGACTGTTCGTACTATTGCAATGGATGGAACTGAAGGACTAGTTAGAGGACAACAAGTCACGGATACTGGATATCCCATTCGAATTCCAGTTGGAAAAGAAACTTTAGGTAGAATAATGAACGTGATTGGTGAACCAATCGACGAAAGAGGACCTATTGCCACTGAAACTATAGCTTCAATCCACGCAGAAGCTCCCGAATTCGTGGAAATGAGTGTTAAACAAGAAATTTTAGTCACGGGAATTAAAGTTGTGGACTTGTTAGCACCATACGCTAAGGGAGGAAAAATAGGACTATTTGGTGGAGCTGGTGTAGGAAAAACAGTTCTCATTATGGAGCTCATCAATAACATTGCAAAAGCCCACGGTGGATATTCAGTATTTGCCGGTGTTGGAGAAAGAACACGCGAAGGCAATGATTTATACATGGAAATGATCGAATCGGGagtaataaatttaaaagaaggGACTTCAAAGGTAGCTTTAGTTTATGGTCAGATGAACGAACCTCCAGGAGCAAGAGCAAGAGTAGCTCTAACTGGACTGACCATTGCCGAATTTTTCAGGGACAAAGAAGGACAGGATGTTCTTCTTTTCATCGacaatattttcagattcacCCAAGCTGGTTCTGAGGTATCAGCTCTGCTAGGAAGAATACCATCTGCTGTTGGTTATCAATCCACGCTAGCTACCGACATGGGAGCTTTGCAAGAGAGGATAACATCTACAAAGAAAGGATCGATAACATCTGTGCAGGCTGTTTATGTACCAGCAGATGATCTGACAGATCCTGCGCCAGCAACTACATTTGCCCACTTAGATGCTACAACGGTGTTATCTAGAGCTATAG CCGAGCTTGGTATTTATCCCGCAGTAGATCCATTGGATTCCACTTCCCGAATTATGGACCCGATAGTTGTAGGAGAAGAACATTACCTAGTAGCGAGAAATATACAGAAAACATTGCAGAATTATAAATCACTTCAAGACATAATTGCTATACTAGGCATGGACGAATTGTCTGAAGAAGATAAAATGACGGTGGCAAGGGCTAGAAAAATTCAACGTTTCCTCTCTCAACCTTTTCAAGTAGCCGAAATATTCACCGGGCACCCTGGAAAACTTGTAGCTCTTGAAGATACCGTGAAAGGATTCCAGAAAATTTTGAAAGGCGAAATGGACCACATTCCAGAAATGGCTTTCTATATGGTTGGCAATATCGAAGATGTAATGAAAAAGGCTGAACAATTAGCTGCCGACAGATCAGTTTGA
- the LOC123680469 gene encoding S1 RNA-binding domain-containing protein 1, with product MSKRKNTFSEEKCPKTPKTECIGEEIQPNWQDFELLSHETNIDPTVAKSVIKLLDEGNTIPFIARYRKNMINNMTPEELRVIKEEYEEIIHLKSKLKSITKTIEKTGQLNQHVRRSLAAVRTIEELEHLYAPFKPESKRSLAERAKSIGLDKPAHNILYNKCQEDLTKYVKSDQEGLKTLKDVQKGVVHFIASIIANDTEVLGHVRELREKHYFIIETKKSSTKKDEKNCSDHKNKNVDESKYKLYFDFKISNTDIKPHQVLAINRAENQKVLTVKISIPDFIFNKFNSFCTCKFAIHPGSEARYLITKEGIEDCYDRLVRPLLVRETRSTLKLMAEKAAMETFSQNLKQLLLVNPIKGKFILGIDPGFKNGCKLALISETGSLHAKATIHPFSRSTSDEAACVLKDILTKYRCELIALGNGTACRETESWLSDLINANTFSPLKVAYTIVSEDGASIYSCSPEAKKEFPDLDTNIISAISLARRVQEPLAELVKVEPQHLGVGMYQHDLRKKHLNEALHEVVSECVSFVGVDLNTASQCLLKEIAGLSEKRALQIIQYREKTGKFTHRKELLKVKGIGEKVFQQCAGFLRVGPINIEEENNFYDSPNTTKLDRTIIHPESYSTARELLKKINLKEVDIGSQHFIEKVDKSKIRENQLSIELKTDEQSIKLILEALSKPLNHDLRSELKIIPLFKKGLTSVDDLKIGTVLSGKVTNVTHFGCFVDIGVKWNGLIHVSKMKGVQLKIGDRVEVEVISIELERKRIGLKFLKISSS from the exons ATGAGT aaaagaaaaaatacattttctgaagaaaaatgtCCTAAAACTCCCAAAACTGAATGTATTGGTGAAGAAATTCAACCAAACTGGCAGGATTTTGAGTTGTTGTCTCACGAAACTAACATAGATCCTACAGTAGCAAAATCAGTGATAAAACTTCTAGATGAAGGCAATACTATTCCATTTATTGCAAGATATCGTAAAAATATGATCAACAATATGACACCTGAAGAATTGAGAGTTATTAAAGAGgaatatgaagaaattattcACTTGAAGTCCAAATTGAAAAGTATTaccaaaactattgaaaaaacaGGTCAACTAAATCAGCATGTCAGGAGGTCATTAGCTGCAGTAAGAACAATTGAAGAATTAGAGCATTTG TATGCCCCATTCAAACCAGAAAGTAAAAGAAGTTTGGCAGAAAGAGCCAAATCCATTGGTTTAGATAAACCTGCTCACAATATTCTTTATAACAAGTGCCAAGAAGACCTTACTAAATATGTGAAATCTGATCAGGAAGGACTAAAAACTCTGAAAGATGTACAGAAAGGCGTTGTCCACTTTATAGCATCAATAATAGCTAATGATACAGAAGTGTTAGGACATGTCAGAGAATT gAGGgagaaacattattttattatcgaaacaaaaaaaagttctacaAAGAAGGATGAGAAAAATTGTTCAGATCACAAGAATAAAAATGTAGACGAgtcaaaatataaattatactTCGACTTTAAAATTAGTAATACTGACATAAAACCTCATCAG GTTTTAGCAATAAAtagagcagaaaatcaaaaagtGTTGACTGTGAAAATAAGCATACctgatttcatttttaataaattcaattcattttgtacATGTAAGTTTGCAATACATCCAGGAAGTGAGGCCCGATATTTAATAACGAAAGAAGGAATTGAAGATTGTTATGATAGATTAG TTCGACCACTGCTGGTTAGAGAAACCAGATCCACTCTTAAACTAATGGCAGAAAAGGCTGCTATGGAAACATTCAGCCAAAATTTGAAACAGTTACTACTTGTTAATCCTATTAAAGGAAAATTTATATTGGGTATTGATCCTGGATTCAAAAATGGTTGTAAGTTAGCATTAATATCTGAAACAGGTAGTCTACATGCTAAAGCTACTATTCATCCCTTTTCTAGAAGTACTTCAGATGAAGCAGCTTGTGTTCTTAAAGATATTCTAACAAAATATAG ATGTGAACTTATAGCATTAGGTAATGGAACAGCTTGTAGAGAAACAGAATCCTGGTTATCAGATTTAATAAATGCAAATACATTTTCACCTCTCAAGGTAGCCTATACCATTGTCAGCGAAGACGGGGCATCAATTTATTCTTGTAGTCCTGAAGCAAAAAAAGAGTTTCCTGATTTAGATACAAATATAATCAGTGCAA TTTCCTTAGCCAGAAGAGTTCAAGAACCTTTAGCTGAATTGGTAAAGGTAGAACCACAGCATTTAGGAGTTGGAATGTACCAACATGACCTAAGAAAAAAACATCTCAATGAAGCATTACACGAAGTTGTATCAGAGTGTGTTAGTTTTGTGGGTGTGGATTTAAATACAGCATCTCAATGTTTACTTAA ggAAATAGCAGGGTTATCTGAGAAAAGAGCGCTACAAATTATTCAGTATCGTGAAAAAACTGGTAAATTCACTCATCGTAAAGAGCTACTAAAAGTAAAAGGTATAGGTGAAAAAGTGTTTCAACAGTGTGCAGGTTTTTTGAGAGTTGGTCCCATcaatattgaagaagaaaataatttctatgATTCCCCGAATACAACAAAATTAGATAGGACTATAATTCATCCTGAATCATACTCTACAGCAAgagaattactgaaaaaaatcaatttgaaagaGGTAGATATTGGGAGCCAACATTTCATAGAAAAAGTGGACAAAAGTAAAATAAGGGAAAATCAATTATCAATTGAGCTAAAAACAGATGAGCAATCAATAAAGTTAATATTAGAAGCCTTAAGTAAACCCTTGAATCATGATCTTAGAAGTGAATTGAAGATTATACCATTGTTTAAAAAAGGCCTTACAAGTGTAGATGATCTGAAAATAGGAACTGTTTTAAGTGGTAAGGTGACCAACGTAACACATTTCGGTTGTTTTGTGGATATTGGAGTCAAATGGAATGGTTTGATTCATGTCAGTAAAATGAAAGGAGTCCAATTGAAAATTGGCGATAGAGTTGAAGTTGAGGTAATAAGTATCGAGTTAGAACGTAAACGAATTGGActcaaatttctgaaaatatccTCCAGTTAA
- the LOC123680472 gene encoding WD repeat-containing protein 89 — translation MKDLLGNSIEVNSNNDESDQSMEDTGECYNEFVPGVHICEKVLNKEEYITNISATNSSNPKVAVSSSDGNFHVLNLSENFCDVYELNNNSDHIVELKFDKLNDNLLWVASHNGLINLWDLRSNKAVSTFSDTLDDKEDKDKKFNSFDISSSGNVLCAGTNKFEEDSFLLFWDIRKSELAGGFWESHMDDITQVKFHPSDSNKMFSASMDGLINVYDLSRSSEEDALVDTLNTESSIEKISVAQQGTGDVISCITHTSDIQFWKNEDVKPYLFFNRIELASVFKKKSGVYIVDILPTRESILLLLGYNRIIKGFKLGKSSLEPYFGLVKNEQRLKCSWINENTNLLLTGGENGQIDAWKYA, via the exons ATGAAGGATTTGTTGGGAAATTCAATTGAAGTCAATAGTAACAATGATGAATCAGATCAAAGCATGGAAGACACAGGAGAGTGTTATAATGAATTTGTACCTGGTGTTCATATATGTGAAAAAGTTTTGAATAAAGAAGAGTATATAACAAATATATCAGCTACCAA TTCTTCTAATCCAAAAGTAGCTGTATCTTCTTCTGATGGAAATTTTCATGTTCTCAatttatctgaaaatttttgtgatgtctatgaattgaataataattcagATCATATTGTGGAATTAAAGTTTGATAAGCTAAATGACAATTTGTTGTGGGTTGCCTCTCATAATGGACTCATAAACCTATGGGACCTGAGATCTAATAAGGCAGTTTCAACTTTTAGTG ATACATTAGATGATAAAGAGGACAaggataaaaaattcaatagttTTGATATATCTTCATCTGGGAATGTTCTTTGTGCAGGAACTAATAAATTTGAGGAAGATTCATTTCTCTTATTTTGGGATATTAGGAAGAGTGAATTAGCTGGTGGATTTTGGGAATCTCATATGGATGATATAACTCAA GTTAAATTTCACCCaagtgattctaataaaatgtTTTCTGCATCCATGGACGGACTGATCAATGTCTATGACTTGAGTCGTTCTTCGGAAGAGGATGCATTAGTTGATACATTAAACACAGAatcatctattgaaaaaataagtgTTGCACAACAAGGCACTGGAGATGTTATAAGTTGCATAACTCATACGTCAGACATTCAGTTCTGGAAAAATGAAGATGTTAAACCTTACCTATTTTTCAATAGGATTGAATTAGCATCAGTCTTCAAG aaaaaatctgGTGTATATATTGTGGATATTCTACCAACAAGAGAAAGCATTTTACTATTGCTTGGATATAATCGTATAATCAAGGGATTCAAACTAGGAAAATCCTCATTGGAACCATATTTTGGGCTTGTTAAGAATGAGCAAAGATTGAAATGTAGTTGGATAAATGAAAAT ACCAATCTATTGTTGACTGGAGGTGAAAACGGACAAATAGATGcctggaaatatgcttaa
- the LOC123680470 gene encoding sorting nexin-29 isoform X2, whose protein sequence is MSLKLMSAVIPTSLTTQNTNKPRDSDILLKQLLECVQNCQKRFGGKTELATEFDSCVIALCLTLESVLTHGLRSKPLETVQTSTLKQVSGIVASSLLIGNENLSFWPFIKNHLTRHEQERYAVLKNINSDIGKGRAWIRSSLNERSLERYINILLGDTKSLEIYYEDWALLRDHEKNSMLPNMAAGLAAILFAISIDKAELNDLNSQQKLLSGLSKSEPVIEAPVQEQSKSTKEKKKKKVARQFISFEEDSLLSSSIPSSSGSLSSETSSLNEIQYPLNSSKHSNNGQLNSFCNMENKMEKPSNVEVKRKLSVENSGTFTKYSTEVPETLTPISQVEVGELTPISIEMGGEDRSPDLSDDLVEAPSDISAVLTAVESKNEEERKKYQEKIDSLNKENDTLKDQVNKYLSVLKMLGKDPDLDDIGELPNFKYEAEIFEKKLVQVAEMHAELMDFNVHLQQVICEKDQLLERLKTELEMLRGPLSAEEMALEDSLTNVHVWIPSAFLTGSGSDSHHVYQIFLRAGNDEWNIYRRYAQFHALHTDLKKVDPAIASYDFPPKKSIGKKDATLVESRRKRFQTYLRRILAHWPELSHCSSRNLLEQHLSFFKDQKENEPTSRNARRSNENHYTGL, encoded by the exons ATG TCATTGAAGCTGATGTCTGCTGTTATTCCTACATCATTGACTACCCAGAACACAAACAAACCTAGAGATTCAGATATTTTGCTGAAGCAACTTTTAGAATGTGTGCAAAATTGTCAGAAAAGGTTTGGAGGAAAAACAGAACTGGCAACAGAATTTGATAGTTGTGTAATTGCTCTCTGTTTAACTTTAGAGAGTGTTTTAACCCATGGTTTGAGAAGTAAACCATTAGAAACTGTACAAACCTCAACTTTGAAACAAGTTTCAGGAATAGTTGCCAGTAGTTTGCTAATTGGAAATGAAAATCTAT CATTCTGGCCTTTCATTAAAAATCACTTAACTCGCCATGAACAAGAACGTTATGCAGTATTAAAGAACATTAATTCAGATATTGGGAAAGGAAGAGCTTGGATTCGTTCTTCATTGAATGAAAGATCATTAGAAAG gtatataaatattttacttGGAGACACAAAATCATTGGAAATATATTATGAAGATTGGGCATTGTTGAGGGATCATGAAAAGAATTCTATGTTGCCTAATATGGCAGCTG GTCTAGCTGCCATTTTATTTGCAATAAGTATAGATAAAGCTGAATTGAATGATTTGAACAGTCAACAGAAACTTTTGAGTGGTCTTTCAAAGTCTGAACCAGTAATTGAAGCACCCGTACAAG aACAATCCAAAAGTactaaagagaaaaaaaagaaaaaagttgcGAGACAATTCATATCTTTTGAAGAGGATAGTCTATTATCATCTAGTATACCATCCAGTTCTGGAAGTTTATCTTCAGAAACTAGTTCACTGAATGAAATTCAATATCCACTAAACTCATCCAAGCATTCCAATAACGGTCAACTTAATTCATTTTGCAACATGGAAAATAAGATGGAAAAGCCTTCTAATGTTGaagtaaaaagaaaattatcCGTAGAAAACAGTGGAAcattcacaaaatattcaacagaaGTACCAGAAACTTTAACACCCATCAGCCAAGTAGAGGTTGGAGAATTAACCCCAATATCCATTGAGATGGGTGGGGAAGATAGGTCTCCTGATTTATCAGATGATCTAGTGGAAGCACCGAGTGATATTAGTGCCGTTCTGACTGCTGTGGAGTCTAAAAATGAAGAAGAACGAAAAAAGTATCAAGAAAAAATCGATTCTCTCAATaaagaaaatgatactttgAAGGATCAAGTGAATAAGTATTTGAGCGTATTGAAAATGTTGGGAAAAGATCCGGATTTGGATGATATCGGAGAATTGCCAAATTTTAAGTATGAGGCggaaatatttgagaaaaaattggtCCAG GTTGCTGAGATGCATGCAGAGCTTATGGACTTCAATGTTCATTTACAGCAAGTTATATGTGAAAAAGATCAATTGTTAGAACGTCTAAAAACTGAACTAGAAATGCTGAGAGGTCCTTTATCTGCAGAAGAGATGGCTTTAGAAGATAGCTTGACAAATGTTCATGTATGGATACCGTCTGCTTTCTTAACAG gATCTGGCTCTGATTCACATCATGTATATCAAATTTTCTTGAGGGCTGGTAACGACGAATGGAACATATATAGACGATATGCACAGTTTCATGCTTTACATACAGACTTGAAGAAAGTAGATCCAGCAATTGCTTCTTACGATTTTCCCCCAAAAAAGAGTATAGGCAAAAAG GATGCAACTTTAGTTGAAAGTAGAAGAAAAAGATTTCAAACCTACCTCAGACGGATATTAGCTCACTGGCCCGAGTTATCCCATTGCTCAAGTAGGAATTTACTGGAGCAGCATCTCTCATTTTTCAA aGATCAGAAGGAGAATGAACCAACAAGTAGAAACGCTAGAAGGAGTAATGAAAATCATTATACAGGGCTCTAA
- the LOC123680470 gene encoding sorting nexin-29 isoform X1: MSLKLMSAVIPTSLTTQNTNKPRDSDILLKQLLECVQNCQKRFGGKTELATEFDSCVIALCLTLESVLTHGLRSKPLETVQTSTLKQVSGIVASSLLIGNENLSFWPFIKNHLTRHEQERYAVLKNINSDIGKGRAWIRSSLNERSLERYINILLGDTKSLEIYYEDWALLRDHEKNSMLPNMAAGLAAILFAISIDKAELNDLNSQQKLLSGLSKSEPVIEAPVQGNQEQSKSTKEKKKKKVARQFISFEEDSLLSSSIPSSSGSLSSETSSLNEIQYPLNSSKHSNNGQLNSFCNMENKMEKPSNVEVKRKLSVENSGTFTKYSTEVPETLTPISQVEVGELTPISIEMGGEDRSPDLSDDLVEAPSDISAVLTAVESKNEEERKKYQEKIDSLNKENDTLKDQVNKYLSVLKMLGKDPDLDDIGELPNFKYEAEIFEKKLVQVAEMHAELMDFNVHLQQVICEKDQLLERLKTELEMLRGPLSAEEMALEDSLTNVHVWIPSAFLTGSGSDSHHVYQIFLRAGNDEWNIYRRYAQFHALHTDLKKVDPAIASYDFPPKKSIGKKDATLVESRRKRFQTYLRRILAHWPELSHCSSRNLLEQHLSFFKDQKENEPTSRNARRSNENHYTGL, from the exons ATG TCATTGAAGCTGATGTCTGCTGTTATTCCTACATCATTGACTACCCAGAACACAAACAAACCTAGAGATTCAGATATTTTGCTGAAGCAACTTTTAGAATGTGTGCAAAATTGTCAGAAAAGGTTTGGAGGAAAAACAGAACTGGCAACAGAATTTGATAGTTGTGTAATTGCTCTCTGTTTAACTTTAGAGAGTGTTTTAACCCATGGTTTGAGAAGTAAACCATTAGAAACTGTACAAACCTCAACTTTGAAACAAGTTTCAGGAATAGTTGCCAGTAGTTTGCTAATTGGAAATGAAAATCTAT CATTCTGGCCTTTCATTAAAAATCACTTAACTCGCCATGAACAAGAACGTTATGCAGTATTAAAGAACATTAATTCAGATATTGGGAAAGGAAGAGCTTGGATTCGTTCTTCATTGAATGAAAGATCATTAGAAAG gtatataaatattttacttGGAGACACAAAATCATTGGAAATATATTATGAAGATTGGGCATTGTTGAGGGATCATGAAAAGAATTCTATGTTGCCTAATATGGCAGCTG GTCTAGCTGCCATTTTATTTGCAATAAGTATAGATAAAGCTGAATTGAATGATTTGAACAGTCAACAGAAACTTTTGAGTGGTCTTTCAAAGTCTGAACCAGTAATTGAAGCACCCGTACAAGGTAATCAAg aACAATCCAAAAGTactaaagagaaaaaaaagaaaaaagttgcGAGACAATTCATATCTTTTGAAGAGGATAGTCTATTATCATCTAGTATACCATCCAGTTCTGGAAGTTTATCTTCAGAAACTAGTTCACTGAATGAAATTCAATATCCACTAAACTCATCCAAGCATTCCAATAACGGTCAACTTAATTCATTTTGCAACATGGAAAATAAGATGGAAAAGCCTTCTAATGTTGaagtaaaaagaaaattatcCGTAGAAAACAGTGGAAcattcacaaaatattcaacagaaGTACCAGAAACTTTAACACCCATCAGCCAAGTAGAGGTTGGAGAATTAACCCCAATATCCATTGAGATGGGTGGGGAAGATAGGTCTCCTGATTTATCAGATGATCTAGTGGAAGCACCGAGTGATATTAGTGCCGTTCTGACTGCTGTGGAGTCTAAAAATGAAGAAGAACGAAAAAAGTATCAAGAAAAAATCGATTCTCTCAATaaagaaaatgatactttgAAGGATCAAGTGAATAAGTATTTGAGCGTATTGAAAATGTTGGGAAAAGATCCGGATTTGGATGATATCGGAGAATTGCCAAATTTTAAGTATGAGGCggaaatatttgagaaaaaattggtCCAG GTTGCTGAGATGCATGCAGAGCTTATGGACTTCAATGTTCATTTACAGCAAGTTATATGTGAAAAAGATCAATTGTTAGAACGTCTAAAAACTGAACTAGAAATGCTGAGAGGTCCTTTATCTGCAGAAGAGATGGCTTTAGAAGATAGCTTGACAAATGTTCATGTATGGATACCGTCTGCTTTCTTAACAG gATCTGGCTCTGATTCACATCATGTATATCAAATTTTCTTGAGGGCTGGTAACGACGAATGGAACATATATAGACGATATGCACAGTTTCATGCTTTACATACAGACTTGAAGAAAGTAGATCCAGCAATTGCTTCTTACGATTTTCCCCCAAAAAAGAGTATAGGCAAAAAG GATGCAACTTTAGTTGAAAGTAGAAGAAAAAGATTTCAAACCTACCTCAGACGGATATTAGCTCACTGGCCCGAGTTATCCCATTGCTCAAGTAGGAATTTACTGGAGCAGCATCTCTCATTTTTCAA aGATCAGAAGGAGAATGAACCAACAAGTAGAAACGCTAGAAGGAGTAATGAAAATCATTATACAGGGCTCTAA